A part of Bosea sp. (in: a-proteobacteria) genomic DNA contains:
- a CDS encoding LuxR family transcriptional regulator, producing the protein MNKRSRPYPTISADDLLGCTALMARQATADDLRDCLATFLAGFGFKGFTLAVVRRVKSLYLHARMLSTWSAAMQSSFEQERLFNSDPVIIRSRTALEPFVWDLSIYRTDDPVQVELRDFRKQNFVSGGVCIPLAEAFQGRCVLYLSGDGFAVGERTLLILQLLAQHLCVCFNRLNSLDKTLSMPGGVFQSDGELSPRERQVFGWIAFGKSSKDIALIMAISEHTVNDYIASAVAKLKASNRTEALLRAFLTNQVDLT; encoded by the coding sequence ATGAACAAGCGCTCACGCCCATACCCGACGATCAGCGCTGACGACCTGCTGGGCTGCACGGCCCTGATGGCGCGGCAGGCAACCGCCGACGACCTGCGCGATTGCCTGGCGACATTTCTCGCGGGTTTCGGCTTTAAGGGCTTCACCCTGGCTGTCGTGCGCCGGGTCAAGAGCCTTTATCTGCATGCCCGGATGCTCTCGACCTGGAGCGCTGCGATGCAGTCCAGCTTCGAACAGGAGCGCCTTTTCAATTCGGATCCTGTCATCATCCGTTCGCGCACCGCGCTCGAACCCTTCGTCTGGGACCTGTCGATCTACCGCACTGACGACCCTGTCCAGGTCGAATTGCGCGATTTCCGGAAGCAGAATTTTGTGAGCGGGGGCGTCTGCATTCCGCTTGCTGAGGCCTTCCAGGGGCGCTGCGTTCTTTACCTCAGCGGCGACGGATTCGCGGTCGGCGAGCGCACCCTGCTGATCCTGCAGCTTTTGGCGCAGCATCTGTGCGTCTGCTTCAACCGCCTCAACAGCCTCGACAAGACCTTGTCCATGCCCGGTGGCGTGTTCCAGAGCGATGGGGAGCTTTCGCCGCGTGAGCGCCAGGTCTTTGGCTGGATCGCCTTCGGCAAGTCCAGCAAGGACATCGCGCTGATCATGGCCATCAGCGAGCACACCGTAAACGACTATATCGCCTCCGCAGTGGCTAAGCTGAAGGCATCGAACCGGACCGAAGCGCTGCTGCGCGCGTTCCTCACCAATCAGGTCGACCTCACCTGA
- a CDS encoding FtsX-like permease family protein encodes MSLTEALRSAFQAILANALRSILTMLGIIIGVAAVIAMVAIGSGARARVNDQIRSLGANLAVISAGNVQMGGVRLGAGASSSLTDDDARAIKREIDGVEAAAPFIRAQAQAIFQGANWSTGIQAVDNDFFAAREWDVPSGRLFDPEELRRGEIVAIIGQTVAATLFGTDDPIDQVVRVRNTPFRIIGVAAPKGQSAFGQDQDDVIFVPLETGRRRIMGRNYARDRSVASIFVKFSQESAMTNGIEEIRALLRQRHRLPEEAEDDFTVRNLTEIANTATASARTLSFLLAAVAAVSLLVGGIGIMNIMLVSVTERTREIGLRLAVGARPRDVLAQFLIEATTLAALGGAVGVALGLGIAMTIASTAGWPMLVAPESILIAVGVSGLVGVFFGYYPARRAARLDPIEALRRE; translated from the coding sequence ATGAGCCTGACCGAAGCGCTGCGATCCGCCTTCCAGGCCATTCTGGCCAATGCGCTGCGCAGCATCCTCACCATGCTCGGCATCATCATCGGCGTCGCGGCCGTCATCGCCATGGTGGCGATCGGATCGGGGGCACGGGCGCGGGTCAATGACCAGATCAGGAGCCTTGGCGCGAACCTCGCGGTCATCTCGGCCGGCAACGTGCAGATGGGCGGGGTGCGGCTGGGCGCCGGCGCCTCGTCGAGCCTGACGGATGACGATGCGCGGGCGATCAAGCGGGAGATCGATGGCGTCGAGGCCGCCGCGCCCTTCATCCGGGCGCAGGCGCAGGCGATCTTCCAGGGCGCCAACTGGTCCACCGGCATCCAGGCCGTGGACAATGACTTCTTCGCAGCGCGGGAGTGGGACGTGCCGTCGGGGCGCCTGTTCGACCCCGAAGAGCTGCGTCGCGGCGAGATCGTCGCCATCATCGGCCAGACGGTGGCGGCCACCCTGTTCGGAACGGATGATCCGATCGACCAGGTGGTGCGCGTGCGCAACACGCCGTTCCGGATCATCGGAGTGGCCGCGCCCAAGGGCCAGTCGGCCTTCGGGCAGGATCAGGATGACGTGATCTTCGTGCCGCTCGAAACGGGACGACGGCGGATCATGGGGCGCAACTATGCGCGCGACCGCTCGGTCGCCTCGATCTTCGTCAAGTTCTCGCAAGAAAGCGCCATGACGAACGGCATCGAGGAGATCAGGGCCCTGCTGCGCCAGCGTCACAGGCTGCCCGAGGAGGCCGAGGATGACTTCACGGTGCGCAACCTGACCGAGATCGCCAATACGGCAACCGCGAGCGCCCGCACCTTGTCCTTCCTGCTGGCGGCGGTGGCTGCGGTGTCGCTGCTGGTCGGCGGCATCGGCATCATGAACATCATGCTCGTGTCCGTAACCGAGCGCACGCGCGAAATTGGCCTCAGGCTCGCCGTGGGGGCTCGCCCGCGCGACGTGCTGGCGCAGTTCCTCATTGAGGCGACCACGTTGGCCGCGCTGGGCGGGGCGGTCGGCGTGGCGCTCGGGCTCGGCATCGCGATGACGATCGCCAGCACGGCTGGGTGGCCCATGCTGGTGGCGCCGGAATCCATTCTGATCGCTGTGGGCGTGTCGGGGCTGGTCGGCGTGTTCTTCGGCTACTACCCAGCGCGCCGCGCGGCCCGCCTTGACCCGATCGAGGCGCTCCGGCGGGAATGA
- a CDS encoding ABC transporter ATP-binding protein, producing the protein MALIEARGLSRVYHLDAGQVVALAGIDLDIEAGEMVAVMGPSGSGKSTLMNLIGCLDRPTGGSYRLDGVDVGGLDADALAGLRNRKIGFVFQQFNLLARADAATNAELPMLYAGLGGRARRARALEALARVGLADRAGHRPMQLSGGQQQRVAIARALVNDPRLILADEPTGALDSRTALDILALFQALNAEGVTVILVTHDPEVARHARRVVRFRDGSVIADERQEPASAAAALAQLSPGVMAGAAS; encoded by the coding sequence ATGGCCCTTATCGAGGCGAGGGGGCTCTCCAGGGTCTATCATCTGGATGCCGGGCAGGTGGTGGCGCTCGCCGGCATCGATCTCGATATCGAGGCAGGCGAGATGGTGGCCGTGATGGGCCCGTCCGGCTCCGGAAAATCGACCCTGATGAACCTGATCGGCTGCCTCGACCGGCCCACCGGCGGGAGCTACCGGCTTGACGGCGTGGATGTCGGCGGGCTCGACGCGGATGCGCTTGCCGGGCTGCGCAACCGCAAGATCGGCTTCGTATTCCAGCAGTTCAATCTGCTGGCGCGGGCCGATGCCGCCACCAATGCGGAACTGCCCATGCTTTATGCGGGGCTGGGCGGCCGGGCTCGGCGCGCGCGTGCGCTCGAAGCGCTGGCGCGCGTCGGGCTTGCGGATCGCGCGGGGCACAGGCCCATGCAGCTTTCGGGCGGGCAGCAGCAGCGCGTCGCCATTGCGCGCGCTCTCGTGAATGATCCCCGGCTCATCCTCGCGGACGAACCCACCGGCGCGCTGGATTCGCGCACCGCGCTCGACATTCTCGCGCTCTTCCAGGCGCTCAATGCGGAAGGCGTGACCGTGATCCTTGTGACGCATGATCCGGAGGTCGCGCGCCATGCACGGCGCGTGGTGCGCTTCCGCGATGGCAGCGTGATCGCCGATGAGCGGCAGGAGCCGGCCTCGGCTGCGGCGGCGCTGGCGCAGCTCTCGCCTGGGGTGATGGCGGGGGCGGCCTCATGA
- a CDS encoding HlyD family efflux transporter periplasmic adaptor subunit, protein MKRWLWPALVLGGVMLAGGYVLSVSRGQSQDPAYRLASLDRGAIIASVRATGTLTPVSTVLVGSQLSGLIVDILADFNSEVKAGQVVARLFSEQIRSRRDAAAAEVAGAEADVGVKTAQLERARATRLRADSTLRDIAAQRERVVATLAENRRQLERQSDLTRSGSGSRSALEAVRTQVDVQTAQLASVDAQAGSARAEIMAFDADIALAMAQVEASRAVLLQRQSRLKDISIDLANTEIRSPVDGVVVQRQIELGQTVAASLSAPTLFTIAQDLRRIEIYANIDEADVGRIKPGQKVSFSVNAYPNRTFEGSVRLVRLAAQTVQNVVTYTGVISVRNDDLALMPGMTANLQIITDERRDALRAPNAALRFRPVTAATTGSGNGAAPAEDANPFAAGPAGGGGPGGARAIQVWRERLVADVRPTPEQLAAIDALLDAGRERLRAERQGASPEEIRRNAQMVRRDNGRAIAELLDPERRARFEAMVQAQTAQGRQRRDRETTPGRLHVLGPDGQPKAIEVRLGVSDGAVTEIVGSDVAAGASVITGGGPLRPAQPAVRPRAPRLF, encoded by the coding sequence TTGAAACGGTGGCTCTGGCCCGCGCTGGTCCTTGGAGGCGTGATGCTTGCTGGCGGCTATGTGCTGTCGGTGTCGCGCGGACAAAGCCAGGACCCGGCCTATCGTCTGGCCAGCCTCGACCGGGGGGCGATCATCGCCTCGGTGCGGGCCACGGGCACGCTGACGCCTGTCTCGACCGTGCTCGTCGGATCGCAGCTCTCGGGGCTGATCGTCGACATCCTCGCCGACTTCAACAGCGAGGTGAAGGCGGGGCAGGTGGTGGCCCGGCTGTTCTCCGAACAGATCCGCTCGCGGCGCGACGCGGCGGCTGCGGAGGTGGCGGGCGCTGAGGCCGATGTCGGCGTCAAGACCGCACAGCTCGAACGCGCCAGGGCCACGCGTCTGAGGGCCGACTCGACCCTGCGCGACATAGCCGCCCAGCGCGAACGGGTGGTGGCCACGCTGGCAGAGAACAGACGCCAGCTGGAACGCCAGAGTGACCTCACCCGGTCCGGTTCCGGCTCGCGCTCCGCGCTCGAGGCGGTGCGCACGCAGGTCGATGTCCAGACCGCGCAGCTGGCGTCGGTGGATGCGCAGGCTGGCTCGGCCCGCGCCGAGATCATGGCGTTCGACGCCGACATCGCGCTGGCCATGGCGCAGGTGGAAGCGTCGCGCGCGGTGCTGCTGCAGCGCCAGTCGCGCCTGAAGGACATCTCCATCGATCTGGCCAACACAGAGATCCGGTCCCCTGTGGACGGGGTGGTGGTGCAGCGGCAGATCGAGCTGGGGCAGACAGTGGCGGCTTCGCTCTCGGCGCCCACGCTCTTCACCATCGCGCAGGACCTGCGCCGCATCGAGATCTACGCCAATATCGACGAGGCCGATGTGGGCCGCATCAAGCCCGGCCAGAAGGTCAGCTTCAGCGTCAATGCCTATCCCAACCGCACCTTCGAGGGCTCCGTCCGGCTGGTGCGGCTTGCGGCGCAGACCGTGCAGAACGTCGTCACCTACACCGGCGTCATATCGGTGCGGAACGATGACCTTGCGCTGATGCCGGGCATGACGGCCAACCTCCAGATCATCACCGATGAGCGCCGCGACGCGCTGCGTGCCCCCAATGCCGCTCTGCGCTTCCGCCCGGTGACCGCGGCGACGACCGGCTCAGGCAATGGCGCGGCGCCGGCGGAGGATGCCAATCCCTTCGCCGCCGGCCCTGCGGGTGGCGGGGGACCGGGCGGGGCGCGGGCCATACAGGTCTGGCGCGAGCGGCTGGTCGCGGATGTTCGGCCGACGCCCGAGCAACTGGCGGCCATCGACGCGCTGCTGGACGCTGGACGCGAGCGCTTGCGCGCCGAGCGGCAGGGCGCAAGCCCCGAGGAGATCCGGCGCAACGCGCAGATGGTGCGGCGCGACAATGGCCGCGCGATTGCGGAATTGCTGGACCCTGAGAGGCGGGCCCGCTTCGAGGCCATGGTTCAGGCGCAGACCGCTCAGGGGCGCCAGCGCCGCGACCGCGAGACGACGCCGGGCCGCCTGCATGTGCTGGGCCCTGACGGCCAGCCCAAAGCCATCGAGGTGCGCCTTGGCGTGAGCGACGGCGCCGTGACGGAGATCGTCGGCAGCGATGTCGCGGCCGGCGCCAGCGTCATCACCGGCGGCGGGCCGCTCCGGCCTGCGCAGCCTGCCGTGCGGCCGCGCGCGCCGCGCCTGTTCTGA
- a CDS encoding N-acetylmuramoyl-L-alanine amidase, whose protein sequence is MNERLQPDSAGAAKVFASPNHGPRRHADGTEGRRPDMLILHYTGMADAGQALQWLCNPVSNVSSHYFVFENGHVLQLVPEARRAWHAGVSHWQGDADINSCSIGIEIANPGHPGGLPPYPVGQISAVLELCRDICERWSIRPDRVLAHSDVAPGRKIDPGELFPWRRLAEGGVGLWIEPAPIRSGRFFQRGESGPPIEALQAMFVMLGYGAPVNGVFCERTQAVVEAFQRHWRPARVDGVADASTITTLRDLIAASGAASQVA, encoded by the coding sequence ATGAACGAGCGCCTGCAACCGGACAGCGCCGGGGCGGCAAAGGTATTCGCCTCGCCCAATCATGGCCCGCGGCGGCATGCTGACGGCACGGAGGGCCGCCGCCCCGACATGCTGATCCTGCACTACACCGGCATGGCCGATGCCGGCCAGGCGCTGCAATGGCTGTGCAATCCCGTTTCAAACGTGTCCTCGCATTACTTCGTGTTCGAGAACGGGCATGTCCTCCAGCTTGTGCCGGAGGCACGTCGTGCATGGCATGCCGGCGTGTCCCACTGGCAGGGCGATGCAGACATCAACTCCTGCTCGATCGGCATCGAGATCGCCAATCCGGGCCATCCCGGAGGGCTGCCGCCCTATCCGGTTGGGCAGATCTCGGCCGTTCTGGAACTGTGCCGCGACATCTGCGAGCGCTGGTCGATCCGGCCCGATCGGGTGCTGGCGCATTCGGATGTCGCGCCCGGCCGCAAGATCGACCCGGGCGAACTCTTCCCCTGGCGGCGCCTGGCGGAGGGCGGCGTCGGCCTATGGATAGAGCCCGCGCCGATCCGCAGCGGCCGGTTCTTCCAACGCGGCGAGAGCGGCCCTCCCATCGAGGCGCTGCAGGCGATGTTCGTGATGCTGGGCTATGGCGCGCCGGTGAACGGCGTGTTCTGCGAGCGCACGCAAGCCGTGGTGGAGGCTTTCCAGCGGCACTGGCGGCCCGCGCGCGTGGATGGCGTCGCCGATGCCTCGACCATCACCACCTTGCGTGACCTGATCGCGGCATCAGGCGCCGCCTCGCAGGTGGCGTGA
- a CDS encoding DnaJ domain-containing protein, translating into MWSSMWGKLGGAGVGLAIGGPLGALIGLFAGHVLVDREGAPFGAPDRATLFSTGMIALSAKMARSDGVVTRDEVSAFRQIVDAPDADMPRIQALFDIAKASTAGFEAYAAQLGALFAEEPALLEDVLDGLFHVAAADGVLHEAEHDYLAAVASIFGLDEARFAQIEARHVRRADDPYRVLGVSRDMTTEEIRSAWLKLVTAHHPDRALARGLPPEAVTIANERLAALNGAWERIGRERGAKKPKAAISS; encoded by the coding sequence ATGTGGAGCTCCATGTGGGGCAAGCTTGGCGGCGCGGGCGTCGGCCTGGCGATTGGCGGGCCGCTCGGCGCGCTGATCGGGCTGTTCGCCGGCCATGTGCTGGTGGACCGCGAGGGCGCACCGTTCGGCGCTCCGGACCGCGCTACCCTGTTCTCCACCGGCATGATCGCGCTGTCAGCCAAGATGGCGCGGTCCGATGGCGTGGTCACCCGCGACGAGGTGAGCGCCTTTCGCCAGATCGTGGATGCGCCGGATGCCGACATGCCGCGCATCCAGGCGCTCTTCGACATCGCAAAGGCGAGCACGGCCGGGTTCGAGGCCTATGCCGCCCAGCTCGGCGCCCTTTTCGCCGAAGAGCCAGCGCTTCTCGAGGATGTCCTCGATGGCCTGTTCCATGTCGCTGCGGCCGATGGCGTGCTGCATGAGGCCGAACATGATTATCTGGCGGCGGTGGCGTCGATCTTCGGGCTCGACGAGGCCCGCTTCGCCCAGATCGAGGCCCGCCATGTCCGCCGCGCCGACGATCCTTATCGCGTGCTCGGCGTCTCCCGCGACATGACGACCGAGGAGATCCGCAGCGCCTGGCTCAAGCTTGTCACCGCGCATCATCCGGACCGTGCGCTGGCCAGAGGCCTGCCGCCCGAAGCCGTGACGATCGCCAATGAACGGCTGGCCGCGCTGAACGGCGCTTGGGAGCGGATCGGCCGCGAGCGCGGCGCAAAGAAGCCCAAGGCCGCGATATCGTCATGA
- a CDS encoding lytic transglycosylase domain-containing protein, with protein sequence MPRVIHASAVLIMPLFLAACTATSKTAATSASGTSRIEATSTAMPSRSALDAKIARHAHKAGVPVTLARAVVRLESNFKPQAANAGNFGLMQIRLATARSMGYRGGVSGLMEPETNLTYGMKYLAEAYRLAGGETCGAIMRYQSGLRSIRMNGANRTYCSKAKVIMAQAD encoded by the coding sequence ATGCCACGCGTGATTCATGCCTCTGCCGTCCTCATCATGCCCTTGTTTCTCGCTGCCTGCACGGCAACCTCAAAAACCGCTGCGACGAGTGCATCCGGCACTTCCAGGATCGAAGCCACTTCCACCGCGATGCCATCGCGTAGCGCGCTCGACGCCAAGATCGCACGTCACGCCCATAAGGCCGGAGTGCCCGTGACGCTGGCCCGGGCCGTGGTGAGGCTCGAAAGCAACTTCAAGCCGCAGGCCGCCAATGCGGGGAATTTCGGGCTGATGCAGATCCGCCTCGCCACCGCCCGCTCGATGGGCTACCGCGGCGGCGTATCGGGGCTGATGGAGCCGGAAACCAACCTGACCTACGGCATGAAGTATCTTGCGGAGGCCTACAGGCTGGCAGGCGGCGAAACCTGCGGCGCGATCATGCGCTACCAGAGCGGGCTCAGGTCCATCCGCATGAACGGCGCCAACCGCACCTATTGCAGCAAGGCCAAGGTCATCATGGCCCAGGCTGACTGA
- the katG gene encoding catalase/peroxidase HPI, which translates to MHGSQQNGAGKCPVMHGANTTVSASVMDWWPRALNLDILHQHDAKTKPLKGFNYREEVLKLDHAGLKRDLNALMTDSQDWWPADWGHYGGLMIRMAWHAAGSYRVADGRGGAGTGDLRFAPLNSWPDNANLDKARRLLWPIKKKYGNRISWADLMILAGTVAYESMGLKTFGCALGREDVWHPNKDAYWGSEKEWLGASRYADESRTSLENPLAAVQMGLIYVNPQGVAGRPDPLRTAMDVRETFARMAMNDEETVALTAGGHTVGKCHGNGRAENLGPEPEGAGIEEQGLGWINGASRGVGGDTVTSGLEGAWTTHPTRWDNGYFHLLLNHDWELRKSPAGAWQWEPINIREEDKPVDAEDPTICRNPIMTDADMAMKVDPIYREISERFYKDPARFSDVFARAWFKLTHRDMGPKARYLGPDVPAEDLIWQDPVPAGRTDYDVAAVKAKIAASGLSTTDLVCTAWDSARTFRASDMRGGANGARLRLAPQKDWGGNEPERLSRVLSVLGPIAAATGASLADVIVLGGNLGIERAAKAAGFDLAVPFAPGRGDATAEQTDAASFEVLEPVADGYRNWLKKDYAVSAEEMLLDRTQLMGLTAQEMTVLVGGMRVIGANHGGAAHGVFTDRVGALTTDFFTNLTDMAYRWKPRADGHYDIVERASGATKWTATRVDLVFGSNSVLRAYAEVYAQDDGAATFVHDFVAAWTKVMNADRFDLA; encoded by the coding sequence ATGCACGGCAGCCAACAGAATGGGGCGGGCAAATGCCCGGTGATGCACGGCGCGAACACAACCGTCAGCGCGAGCGTGATGGACTGGTGGCCACGGGCGTTGAACCTCGACATCCTGCACCAGCACGACGCCAAGACGAAGCCGCTGAAGGGCTTCAACTATCGCGAGGAAGTCCTGAAGCTCGACCATGCCGGGCTCAAGCGCGATCTCAATGCGCTGATGACCGACAGCCAGGATTGGTGGCCGGCCGACTGGGGCCATTATGGCGGCCTGATGATCCGCATGGCCTGGCATGCCGCCGGGAGCTACCGGGTGGCCGATGGGCGCGGCGGCGCCGGAACCGGCGACCTCAGGTTCGCGCCGCTCAATTCCTGGCCAGACAACGCAAATCTCGACAAGGCGCGCCGCCTGCTCTGGCCGATCAAGAAGAAGTATGGCAACCGCATCAGCTGGGCCGATCTCATGATCCTGGCCGGTACGGTGGCCTATGAGAGCATGGGCCTCAAGACCTTCGGCTGCGCGCTCGGCCGCGAGGATGTCTGGCACCCGAACAAGGATGCCTATTGGGGCTCCGAGAAGGAGTGGCTCGGCGCCTCGCGCTATGCCGACGAAAGCCGCACCTCGCTGGAAAACCCGCTGGCGGCGGTGCAGATGGGCCTCATATACGTCAACCCACAGGGCGTGGCAGGCCGTCCGGACCCGCTGCGCACCGCCATGGACGTACGCGAGACCTTCGCGCGCATGGCGATGAATGACGAGGAGACCGTGGCGCTCACCGCAGGTGGGCACACGGTCGGCAAGTGCCACGGCAACGGCCGCGCCGAGAACCTCGGGCCCGAGCCGGAAGGCGCGGGCATCGAGGAGCAGGGGCTTGGCTGGATCAACGGCGCATCGCGCGGCGTGGGCGGCGACACCGTGACCTCCGGGCTCGAAGGCGCCTGGACCACGCACCCAACCCGCTGGGACAATGGCTATTTCCACCTGCTGCTCAACCATGACTGGGAACTGCGCAAGTCGCCCGCCGGGGCCTGGCAGTGGGAGCCGATCAACATCCGCGAGGAAGACAAGCCGGTGGATGCGGAGGACCCGACCATCTGCCGCAATCCGATCATGACCGACGCCGACATGGCGATGAAGGTCGATCCGATCTACCGCGAGATTTCCGAGCGCTTCTACAAGGACCCGGCCCGTTTCTCGGATGTCTTCGCCCGCGCCTGGTTCAAGCTGACCCACCGCGACATGGGGCCGAAAGCGCGCTATCTTGGCCCAGACGTGCCAGCTGAGGACCTGATCTGGCAGGATCCCGTGCCTGCCGGCCGCACGGATTACGACGTCGCGGCCGTGAAGGCGAAGATCGCCGCCAGCGGGCTCTCGACCACCGACCTTGTATGCACGGCGTGGGACAGCGCGCGCACCTTCCGCGCCTCCGACATGCGCGGCGGCGCCAACGGGGCGCGCCTCCGCCTCGCGCCGCAGAAGGACTGGGGCGGCAACGAGCCCGAGCGCCTTTCCCGCGTGCTGTCGGTTCTTGGTCCGATTGCGGCCGCGACAGGCGCGAGCCTCGCCGACGTGATCGTGCTGGGTGGCAATCTCGGCATCGAGCGTGCCGCCAAGGCCGCCGGCTTCGATCTTGCGGTGCCTTTCGCCCCAGGGCGCGGCGATGCGACGGCCGAGCAGACCGATGCGGCCTCCTTCGAGGTTCTGGAGCCGGTGGCCGATGGCTACCGCAACTGGCTGAAGAAGGATTACGCCGTCTCGGCCGAGGAGATGCTGCTCGATCGCACGCAGCTCATGGGCCTGACGGCGCAGGAGATGACGGTTCTCGTCGGCGGCATGCGCGTGATTGGCGCCAATCATGGCGGAGCGGCGCATGGCGTCTTCACGGATCGCGTGGGGGCGCTGACGACCGACTTCTTCACGAACCTGACCGACATGGCCTATCGCTGGAAGCCGCGGGCGGACGGACACTACGACATCGTCGAGCGCGCCTCGGGCGCCACGAAGTGGACCGCCACCCGCGTCGATCTGGTGTTCGGCTCCAATTCGGTGCTGCGCGCCTATGCGGAAGTCTATGCGCAGGATGATGGCGCAGCGACCTTCGTGCACGACTTCGTCGCCGCATGGACCAAGGTGATGAACGCCGACCGGTTCGACCTCGCCTGA
- a CDS encoding LysR family transcriptional regulator, whose product MNNLSMRHLRYFDALAQHGHFGRAAAACSISQPALSLQIKELESLLGAPLVERGARQIRLTVLGQDLAMRARDILRAVDELADMARAVSGPPAGPLRLGVIPTVAPYLLASLIGDLGARFPQLDVHPREAVTARLMADLGDGRLDAAIVALPVPEPSIVAHMLIEEEFVLVRPAGDAHKPVPDTDMLREMRLLLLEEGHCFRDQALSFCKPSRTMARPLMEGSSLSTLVQMVGAGIGVTLIPQMALPIETRAANVAIAALAVPRPSRRIGIVWRKSNPMARQLERIADCVRASAAALAGRAAWPAPAAPEPQA is encoded by the coding sequence ATGAACAACCTTTCCATGAGGCATCTTCGCTATTTCGACGCGCTGGCGCAGCATGGCCATTTCGGGCGCGCGGCTGCGGCCTGCTCGATTTCCCAGCCGGCGCTCTCGCTGCAGATCAAGGAGTTGGAGTCCCTGCTCGGGGCGCCGCTGGTCGAGCGTGGCGCCCGGCAGATCCGGCTCACCGTGCTTGGACAGGATCTGGCGATGAGGGCGCGCGACATCCTGCGGGCGGTGGACGAGCTGGCGGACATGGCGCGCGCGGTGTCGGGCCCGCCCGCTGGTCCGCTCCGCCTCGGGGTCATCCCCACGGTCGCGCCCTATCTGCTCGCCTCGCTGATCGGCGATCTGGGCGCTCGCTTCCCGCAGCTGGACGTGCACCCCCGCGAGGCGGTCACGGCGAGGCTCATGGCGGATCTTGGGGACGGCCGGCTCGATGCCGCCATCGTGGCGCTGCCGGTCCCGGAGCCATCGATCGTGGCGCACATGCTGATCGAGGAGGAGTTCGTGCTGGTCCGTCCCGCAGGCGATGCGCACAAGCCTGTGCCCGACACCGACATGCTGCGCGAGATGCGCCTGCTGCTGCTGGAGGAGGGCCATTGCTTCCGTGACCAGGCCCTGTCCTTCTGCAAGCCCTCACGCACCATGGCGCGGCCGCTGATGGAAGGCAGCTCGCTGTCGACGCTCGTTCAGATGGTCGGTGCCGGCATTGGCGTCACGCTCATCCCGCAAATGGCCCTGCCCATCGAGACACGCGCCGCGAATGTGGCCATCGCGGCCCTCGCCGTTCCGCGCCCCTCGCGCCGGATCGGCATCGTCTGGCGCAAGAGCAACCCGATGGCGCGGCAGCTCGAGCGCATTGCCGATTGCGTGCGCGCCAGCGCCGCCGCCCTTGCAGGACGAGCCGCATGGCCGGCGCCGGCCGCCCCCGAGCCCCAGGCTTGA
- a CDS encoding division/cell wall cluster transcriptional repressor MraZ: protein MDRFVSNFTNRVDAKGRVSIPAGFRLVLGRDGFEGLYVHPALDMMALDAGGNALLSDIDRLLSGLSPYSDERDHLSTALLGVSDVLKFDPEGRVQLPDSFKSYAGIADQVTFVGLGRKFQIWEPERFRLHLENARARLRALKRHLGSPGPHEPSRTGGGAP from the coding sequence ATGGACCGCTTTGTGTCGAATTTCACCAACCGCGTGGACGCGAAGGGGCGGGTTTCGATCCCTGCGGGCTTCCGGCTGGTTCTGGGACGCGACGGCTTCGAGGGGCTCTATGTGCATCCGGCACTCGATATGATGGCCCTGGACGCCGGTGGCAATGCGCTGCTTTCGGACATCGACAGGCTCCTGTCTGGCCTCTCGCCCTATTCGGACGAGCGGGACCATCTCTCGACGGCCCTGCTCGGCGTTTCGGATGTGCTCAAGTTCGATCCGGAGGGGCGCGTGCAGCTGCCGGACAGCTTCAAATCCTATGCGGGCATTGCCGATCAGGTCACCTTCGTGGGCCTGGGCCGCAAGTTCCAGATCTGGGAGCCCGAGCGCTTCCGCCTTCACCTCGAGAATGCGCGCGCCAGGCTTCGTGCCTTGAAGCGGCATCTGGGCAGCCCTGGCCCGCACGAGCCGTCGCGCACGGGAGGGGGCGCGCCATGA